The nucleotide window AGCGAACGCACCGTCGCAAAGGTCTGCATCGTTTCGCGCGAAACGTCGAGCAGCGGACGAAGCAATTTCGCCGGGGACGCGACCGGCAACACCCCCGCCACGGCCATCGCCGCAACACCCGGCAGCCCGGCGCCGCGCAGCATTTGCAGCAACACCGTCTCGGCCTGATCGTTCGCATGATGGGCCGTGAGCAGCCAGTCGATGGCGTGTTCGGCGCAACACTCGGCCAGTGCGGCGTAACGCGCCGTGCGCGCGGCCCCTTCGATACCCTGACGCGCGTCGCGCGGCACATTCACCCGACGTGCCTCGAAGGCAAAGCCCCGCAGACGCGCCTCACGCTCGCACGTGGCCAGCCACTCGTCGGCGTGCCCGGACAATCCGTGATGGATATGAATGGCCAGCGGCAGCGCCACCGGCTCACCGGCGTCGCGTCGCGATTGTGTCCAGTGTGCCAATGCATCGAGAAGCACCATGGAATCGAGACCGCCACTGAGCGCCAATGCCAGACGTGGCACGGCAGACGATTCGAGAGAGGTGGACGTCGAAGGATTTGCCGGCGTGGCGGGCGCGCACACGGCAGGCGGTTCGCCATCGCGCGCAGCGAAGGCATGGGCCAACGCGACGCGCAAAGCGACGTCCACATGTACAACTGCCGCGTCACCTCGGGCAGAGGCGAACGCGGCAGCGGTATGAGGCGAGGAAGACACGGGCGGTGTGCCGCCAGACGTCATCGCCACCAACGGCGGCGACGCGCTGGCCGACGACTTACTTGGTGCCGGCTTCCTTGAACTTGCCATAGCTCATCAGACGTTCGAAACGACGATCGAGCAGCTCCTTGTGGCTCATGCCCTGGAACTGGCGCACCGAGTCGGCGAGCGCACGCTTGAGCATGCCGGCCATGCCGAGCGGGTCGCGATGCGCACCACCCAGCGGTTCGTTGATGATCTTGTCGATCAGGCCGAGCGCCTTCAGACGGTGAGCGGTCAGGCCCAGCGCTTCAGCAGCTTCCGGTGCCTTCGCAGCGCTCTTCCACAGAATGGAGGCGCAACCTTCCGGCGAAATGACCGAGTACGTCGAGAATTGCAGCATCGCGACCGTATCGGCCACGGCCACGGCGAGCGCACCGCCCGAGCCGCCTTCACCGATGATCGTGGTGATGATCGGCGTCTTGAGCTCGGCCATGACGAACAGGTTATGACCGATGGCTTCCGACTGGCCGCGCTCTTCGGCATCGATACCCGGATAGGCACCCGGCGTGTCGACGAACGTGAACAGCGGCAAACCGAACTTCTCAG belongs to Pandoraea norimbergensis and includes:
- a CDS encoding acetyl-CoA carboxylase carboxyltransferase subunit alpha; the encoded protein is MKNTFLDFEQPIAELEAKIEELRFVQDDSAVDISEEIERLSKKSQQLTKDIYTNLSPWQVSQISRHPQRPYTLDYVRDIFTDFHELHGDREFSDDHAIVGGMARFNGQACMVIGHQKGRDTKERALRNFGMPRPEGYRKAMRLMKLAEKFGLPLFTFVDTPGAYPGIDAEERGQSEAIGHNLFVMAELKTPIITTIIGEGGSGGALAVAVADTVAMLQFSTYSVISPEGCASILWKSAAKAPEAAEALGLTAHRLKALGLIDKIINEPLGGAHRDPLGMAGMLKRALADSVRQFQGMSHKELLDRRFERLMSYGKFKEAGTK